In Geitlerinema sp. PCC 9228, a genomic segment contains:
- a CDS encoding gamma-glutamylcyclotransferase, whose protein sequence is MEVRQKHSRSVIKKGTLSVKQLSEPTFYYFAYGSCMCPVDLKRTFGESTHNYVVDVAVLPNYRLGFYRRSAKRNCGVLDVTPEPRQHVYGVLYEIPQRLSNRLDEREEVPTGGYRREIVQVQDSQGNTYDNVRTYTVVNKLPHEIAPNDWYFDVVLRGALTCGLPEEYCWQLFQHMHQLQKQQFQYQKRSA, encoded by the coding sequence ATGGAAGTTCGTCAAAAACATTCTCGTTCGGTTATAAAAAAAGGAACGCTATCCGTCAAACAACTTAGCGAACCCACATTTTACTATTTCGCCTATGGCTCCTGCATGTGCCCGGTAGACCTAAAACGAACTTTCGGAGAAAGCACCCACAACTACGTCGTTGATGTGGCCGTCTTACCAAACTATCGGTTGGGTTTTTACCGGCGTTCCGCCAAACGTAACTGCGGTGTCTTGGATGTTACCCCCGAACCAAGGCAGCATGTATATGGCGTTCTATACGAAATTCCTCAGCGATTGAGCAACCGTCTCGACGAACGGGAAGAAGTACCCACCGGCGGCTACCGTCGGGAAATCGTGCAAGTGCAAGATTCCCAAGGCAACACCTACGACAACGTGCGTACTTACACCGTGGTTAACAAACTACCCCACGAAATTGCTCCTAACGACTGGTATTTTGATGTGGTTTTGCGGGGTGCTTTAACCTGCGGTTTGCCCGAGGAATACTGCTGGCAGCTATTCCAACACATGCACCAACTGCAAAAACAGCAGTTCCAATATCAAAAACGTTCTGCCTGA